The Methanoculleus marisnigri JR1 genome window below encodes:
- a CDS encoding ABC transporter ATP-binding protein, whose amino-acid sequence MIEFDRVSLALGSFRLNDVSLTISKGDYYFIVGPSGAGKTVLLEAIAGLHRPDSGRVLLRGEEITALPPEKRKVALVYQDYSLFPNMRVIDNISYGLRVQGMGKKEARAEVAPLLERFGIAHLADRYPGTLSGGEQQRVALARAVAVKPDILLLDEPLSALDPVTQEKFIDDLRRLHREDGLTVVQVSHSRREAHFLATRMAVIIDGALVDEGKAGVVLNAPKSREVASFIGIENILDGTVTANEDGLATVIAGGLAFEAVTDAAADEEVTLCIRADDVVLAVGDGRRTSARNTLAGTVVQVIENGPVAEVRVDAGVTLTAVLTRRSVQDLGIVSGTPVTLSVKATAIHVIRSFS is encoded by the coding sequence ATGATAGAGTTTGACCGTGTCTCGCTCGCACTCGGCTCGTTCCGCTTAAACGACGTCAGCCTGACGATCAGTAAGGGCGACTACTACTTCATCGTCGGGCCGTCGGGTGCGGGAAAGACGGTGCTCCTCGAGGCGATCGCCGGACTCCACCGGCCGGACAGCGGCCGCGTCCTCCTCCGGGGCGAGGAGATCACCGCACTCCCCCCGGAGAAGCGGAAGGTCGCTCTCGTCTACCAGGACTACTCGCTCTTCCCGAACATGCGGGTCATCGACAACATCTCCTATGGGCTCCGGGTGCAGGGGATGGGGAAGAAGGAGGCCCGGGCCGAGGTCGCCCCCCTCCTCGAACGGTTCGGGATCGCTCACCTCGCCGACCGCTACCCGGGGACCCTCTCCGGCGGCGAGCAGCAGCGGGTGGCGCTCGCCCGGGCCGTCGCGGTGAAACCCGACATCCTCCTCCTCGACGAACCGCTCTCGGCCCTCGACCCCGTCACGCAGGAGAAGTTCATCGACGATCTCCGGCGGCTCCACCGGGAGGACGGGCTCACCGTCGTGCAGGTGAGCCACTCCCGCCGGGAAGCGCACTTCCTCGCCACCCGGATGGCGGTGATCATCGACGGAGCTCTCGTCGACGAGGGGAAGGCCGGTGTCGTGCTGAACGCGCCGAAGAGCCGCGAGGTCGCGTCGTTCATCGGGATCGAGAACATCCTGGACGGAACGGTGACGGCAAACGAGGACGGGCTCGCGACGGTGATTGCCGGAGGGCTGGCCTTCGAGGCGGTGACGGACGCGGCGGCGGACGAGGAGGTCACCCTCTGCATCCGGGCCGACGACGTCGTCCTCGCCGTCGGGGACGGGCGGCGCACCAGCGCCCGGAACACGCTGGCCGGGACGGTCGTCCAGGTTATCGAGAACGGCCCCGTCGCCGAGGTGCGGGTGGACGCGGGCGTCACGCTCACCGCGGTTCTGACCCGGCGGTCGGTGCAGGATCTCGGCATCGTTTCGGGAACGCCCGTCACCCTCTCCGTGAAGGCGACGGCGATCCACGTCATCCGTTCTTTTTCTTGA
- a CDS encoding substrate-binding domain-containing protein: protein MKTNATHLAAGVVAILLIFALSVGCTETAPGENETPGAGATTAPAGGGDILRIATTTSLENTGLLAELERVYEGETGMDLQFIAQGTGQSIDSGRRGDVDLVLVHAPDLEQQFIDDGFGINPRCIAYNYFIIVGPESDPAGIANMTPVEAFRTLYAAGTNETAGVAFVSRGDNSGTHNQEQVLWEEAGYDYDGEILNAGGWYVEAGKGMGDTLILANEQQAYTLSDEGTYLSFADRLELVPVVAEGAELLNRYSAIAVDPAQYPGVNAEGAADFINWLTTNETKEMIGEFGTEEFGKPLFTPLYAPECTEPPFNCTCAEPVPTPT, encoded by the coding sequence ATGAAGACAAATGCAACTCATCTGGCGGCAGGCGTCGTTGCGATCCTGCTCATCTTCGCCCTCTCTGTGGGATGCACGGAGACGGCGCCGGGCGAAAACGAGACGCCGGGGGCCGGGGCGACGACCGCTCCCGCCGGCGGAGGGGACATCCTGCGGATAGCCACCACGACGAGCCTGGAGAATACCGGGCTCCTCGCAGAACTCGAACGGGTCTACGAGGGCGAGACCGGGATGGATCTGCAGTTCATCGCCCAGGGCACCGGACAGTCCATCGACTCCGGCAGGCGCGGCGACGTCGATCTCGTCCTCGTCCACGCCCCGGACCTTGAGCAGCAGTTCATCGACGACGGCTTCGGGATCAATCCCCGGTGCATCGCCTACAACTACTTCATCATCGTCGGCCCCGAGTCCGACCCGGCAGGAATCGCGAACATGACCCCGGTGGAGGCCTTCCGGACGCTCTACGCCGCCGGCACGAATGAGACGGCGGGCGTCGCGTTCGTCTCCCGCGGCGACAACTCCGGGACGCACAACCAGGAGCAGGTGCTCTGGGAGGAGGCGGGCTACGACTACGACGGCGAGATCCTGAACGCCGGGGGCTGGTATGTCGAGGCCGGCAAGGGCATGGGGGACACCCTGATCCTCGCGAACGAGCAGCAGGCATACACCCTCTCCGATGAGGGAACTTACCTCTCGTTCGCGGACAGGCTGGAACTCGTGCCGGTCGTCGCCGAGGGTGCGGAACTCCTGAACCGCTACAGCGCGATCGCCGTCGACCCCGCACAGTACCCGGGCGTGAACGCCGAGGGCGCCGCGGACTTCATCAACTGGCTCACCACGAACGAGACGAAAGAAATGATCGGCGAGTTCGGCACCGAAGAATTCGGCAAACCGCTCTTCACGCCGCTCTACGCTCCCGAGTGCACCGAACCGCCGTTCAACTGCACCTGTGCGGAGCCGGTGCCCACGCCCACATGA
- a CDS encoding ABC transporter permease → MKTETPSDDPLRGDGEVTSSWWSGRWRRQVDWCTVWFCIMGGLLVGVTVLALANIATTELADPAHLLKVAASSQVIESILLTFGAGASAVLLLILFGTPLAYVLARSRPSHFKGVVESIVDIPLILPHTVAGLLVYLLFMRRGWLGAPLSEIGIAFEDALPGTIVAMLFVASPFYVNTMREGFEKVPVHLENVARTLGAGTFTTFRTVTLPLSLRHMYSGAILAWGRAIGEFAGVIMIAYYPFIISTLIYYSFTTDGIHTSRSIAFTVILVSFGVFYLLRRMTRYLGRYDDRV, encoded by the coding sequence ATGAAGACTGAAACACCGTCGGACGACCCGCTCCGGGGGGATGGTGAAGTAACTTCCTCCTGGTGGAGTGGGCGCTGGAGGCGGCAGGTAGACTGGTGCACCGTCTGGTTCTGCATCATGGGAGGGCTGCTTGTCGGCGTCACGGTGCTTGCGCTCGCGAACATCGCAACGACAGAACTCGCCGACCCGGCTCACCTCCTCAAGGTCGCGGCGTCGTCGCAGGTGATCGAATCCATCCTCCTCACGTTCGGCGCGGGGGCGAGCGCCGTCCTCCTCCTCATCCTCTTCGGAACCCCGCTCGCCTACGTTCTCGCGCGGTCCCGCCCCTCCCACTTCAAGGGAGTCGTCGAGAGCATCGTCGACATCCCGCTCATCCTGCCGCACACCGTGGCGGGCCTGCTCGTCTACCTCCTCTTCATGCGCCGGGGCTGGCTCGGCGCGCCGCTCTCGGAGATCGGGATTGCGTTCGAGGACGCGCTCCCGGGGACGATCGTCGCGATGCTCTTCGTCGCCTCGCCGTTTTACGTCAACACCATGCGGGAGGGGTTCGAGAAGGTGCCGGTTCACCTGGAGAACGTCGCCCGCACGCTCGGGGCGGGCACCTTCACCACGTTCCGCACGGTCACGCTCCCCCTGAGCCTCCGGCACATGTACAGCGGGGCCATCCTCGCCTGGGGGAGGGCGATCGGGGAGTTTGCCGGCGTTATCATGATCGCCTACTACCCGTTCATCATATCGACGCTGATCTACTACTCCTTCACGACGGACGGCATCCACACGAGCAGGAGTATCGCATTCACGGTCATCCTGGTCAGTTTCGGGGTCTTCTACCTCCTGCGAAGAATGACCCGGTACTTAGGGAGGTACGATGATAGAGTTTGA
- a CDS encoding putative sulfate/molybdate transporter codes for MAENTGTEERGIRFTLEEIAGAVGDFGTIFPILLGVAIVCPDVNVSHFFLFLAAWYIIAGFYYRLPMPIEPMKAIGAIVIAEGLCAGEIVASGIVVGALFLLLGLVGGMTWIGERIPKSVVRGVQAGLALILLRTSLGYIVPDALFAAVSIGIILVFFVASQRTRIPDVSALLVLLIGLAAGIAVQGMPPFRLMPLPVPVLPLPADFIAGTWDLALPQIPLTLTNAILATSLLTYDLFPKKGVNPDRLSRTIGAMNLVSTPLGGFPMCHGAGGLAAMYRFGARTGGANIIAGIFILIFAVAFAPPEVLTLIPFGVFGALLVFVALELGKHSVKTESYLVTGTIAVLTLAIGLTVAFIVGMILAYVLEWRGRAGASRS; via the coding sequence ATGGCGGAGAACACCGGAACGGAGGAAAGAGGCATCAGGTTTACCCTCGAAGAGATCGCCGGAGCCGTCGGCGACTTCGGCACCATCTTTCCCATCCTGCTCGGCGTCGCCATCGTCTGCCCGGACGTGAACGTCAGCCACTTCTTCCTCTTCCTCGCCGCCTGGTACATCATCGCCGGGTTCTACTATCGCCTCCCCATGCCGATCGAACCGATGAAGGCGATCGGGGCCATCGTCATCGCCGAAGGGCTCTGTGCCGGCGAGATCGTGGCGTCGGGCATCGTCGTCGGCGCGCTCTTCCTCCTGCTCGGCCTTGTCGGCGGCATGACGTGGATCGGGGAGCGGATCCCAAAAAGCGTCGTCCGGGGGGTGCAGGCGGGGCTTGCGCTCATCCTCCTCAGGACGTCGCTCGGCTACATCGTTCCCGACGCTCTCTTTGCGGCCGTGTCCATCGGGATCATCCTCGTCTTCTTCGTCGCATCGCAGCGCACCCGGATTCCGGACGTTTCCGCCCTGCTGGTCCTTCTCATCGGGCTTGCCGCCGGTATCGCCGTGCAGGGGATGCCGCCGTTCCGCCTGATGCCGCTTCCAGTCCCGGTCCTCCCGCTACCGGCGGATTTCATCGCCGGCACCTGGGACCTCGCTCTCCCGCAGATACCGCTCACGCTCACGAACGCCATCCTCGCGACATCGCTCCTCACCTACGACCTCTTCCCGAAGAAGGGCGTGAACCCTGATAGGCTCTCGCGGACGATAGGGGCGATGAACCTGGTCTCGACGCCGCTCGGGGGGTTCCCCATGTGCCACGGCGCCGGGGGGCTCGCCGCGATGTACCGGTTCGGCGCACGGACCGGCGGGGCAAACATCATCGCCGGTATCTTCATCCTCATCTTCGCCGTCGCCTTCGCTCCGCCGGAGGTGCTGACCCTCATCCCCTTCGGCGTCTTCGGCGCGCTCCTGGTCTTCGTGGCGCTCGAACTCGGGAAGCACAGCGTGAAGACGGAGTCTTACCTTGTCACGGGAACCATCGCCGTCCTCACCCTCGCGATCGGCCTCACGGTCGCGTTCATCGTCGGGATGATCCTGGCCTATGTGCTTGAATGGCGGGGGAGAGCGGGAGCGTCCCGATCCTGA
- the wtpA gene encoding tungstate ABC transporter substrate-binding protein WtpA has product MRLTHVTACICLLVAVAVLFSGCTGTTDDQTTTPTPTATAAEEVQLKVFHAGSLTGPFEKVKAEFEAEHSGVTVLLEPAGSVDCVKKITENGKPADVLASADYALIPQLMVPDDADWYLTFAKNRMVLTYSNESKYADEITAENWYEVLARDGVRWGFSDPNSDPCGYRSPMVIQLAEGYYEDDQIFETLVGEHSEITVTEEGGVYTIHAADPKPDSTTLTIRPKSVELVQMIQAGGLDYAWEYRSVAVQNDLEFIELPEEIDLSSIDFAENYATVQTEAKKGDGTTLYVGSPIVYGVTVPKIAQHPDLGIEFVEMLIGATGQEILERDGQPPIVPAGGYGEVPDALQSLVEMKS; this is encoded by the coding sequence ATGAGGTTAACTCACGTAACTGCATGTATCTGTCTTCTGGTCGCTGTCGCGGTCTTATTCTCCGGCTGCACGGGGACGACCGACGACCAGACGACGACCCCCACGCCGACGGCAACCGCCGCCGAAGAAGTCCAGTTGAAGGTCTTCCATGCCGGGAGCCTGACCGGTCCGTTCGAGAAGGTGAAAGCGGAATTTGAAGCCGAACATTCCGGCGTCACCGTGCTCCTCGAACCCGCCGGCAGCGTCGACTGCGTCAAGAAGATCACCGAGAACGGCAAACCCGCCGACGTTCTCGCCTCCGCCGACTACGCCCTCATCCCGCAGTTGATGGTGCCCGACGACGCCGACTGGTACCTCACGTTCGCGAAGAACCGGATGGTGCTCACCTACTCGAACGAGAGCAAGTACGCGGACGAGATCACCGCCGAGAACTGGTACGAAGTCCTCGCCCGCGACGGCGTCCGGTGGGGTTTCTCCGACCCGAACTCCGACCCCTGCGGCTACCGCAGCCCGATGGTGATCCAGCTCGCCGAGGGCTACTATGAGGACGACCAGATCTTCGAGACCCTTGTCGGGGAGCACAGCGAGATCACCGTCACCGAAGAGGGCGGGGTCTACACGATCCACGCCGCCGACCCGAAGCCCGACAGCACCACCCTGACGATCCGGCCTAAGAGCGTCGAACTCGTCCAGATGATCCAGGCCGGCGGACTTGACTACGCCTGGGAGTACCGGAGCGTTGCCGTGCAGAACGACCTCGAGTTCATCGAACTCCCCGAGGAGATCGACCTCTCGTCGATAGACTTCGCGGAGAACTACGCGACCGTCCAGACCGAGGCGAAGAAGGGCGACGGCACCACGCTCTACGTCGGCTCGCCGATCGTCTACGGCGTGACCGTCCCGAAGATCGCACAGCACCCCGACCTCGGCATCGAGTTCGTGGAGATGCTGATCGGCGCCACCGGACAGGAGATCCTCGAGCGTGACGGCCAGCCCCCGATCGTGCCCGCGGGCGGCTACGGCGAGGTCCCTGACGCTCTCCAGTCGCTTGTTGAGATGAAATCCTGA
- a CDS encoding SemiSWEET family transporter, producing MAATRSTTDLSLSMLIVLLAGVLLWLAYGVVRGDVAIVAANAATAGLVGLTLSLKKKNG from the coding sequence GTGGCTGCCACGCGCTCGACCACCGACCTCTCGCTCTCGATGCTCATCGTCCTTCTCGCGGGCGTTCTGCTCTGGCTCGCCTATGGGGTGGTGAGAGGGGATGTCGCCATCGTGGCGGCGAACGCCGCGACAGCCGGCCTTGTTGGCCTCACCCTCTCGCTCAAGAAAAAGAACGGATGA
- the modA gene encoding molybdate ABC transporter substrate-binding protein, with translation MKAHLLLILALLVAASAAFACGCTGTTADTPAVSDTTKPELLVYCGAGMREPMDEIAMTFTNETGIPINFVFGGSNTLLTQMELTEMGDVYMPGATAYFDAAREKGLVEEEHLTVYHVPIIAVPKGNPAGITCLEDMAKPGVRVALGENPGTAIGQLTDKLLEKNDLLADVEKNLVTRSGTVNELLVYLSMGQADVGIIWEDLYVPEKMDIIYIPNTNNLVKVVPIGVLTSSEHKPEAEQFIAFVISDEGKEIFTRHGFVTYPSETYADVKP, from the coding sequence ATGAAAGCACACCTGCTTCTCATTCTTGCACTGCTTGTCGCGGCATCCGCCGCTTTTGCATGCGGATGTACCGGAACCACCGCCGATACGCCGGCGGTGTCCGACACGACAAAGCCCGAGCTGCTCGTCTACTGCGGCGCGGGCATGCGCGAACCGATGGACGAGATCGCGATGACCTTCACGAACGAGACCGGCATCCCGATCAACTTCGTCTTCGGCGGATCGAACACCCTGCTCACCCAGATGGAACTGACGGAGATGGGCGACGTCTACATGCCGGGCGCGACCGCCTACTTCGACGCGGCCCGCGAGAAGGGGCTGGTCGAGGAGGAGCACCTGACCGTTTACCACGTCCCAATCATCGCCGTCCCGAAGGGCAACCCTGCCGGTATCACCTGCCTTGAGGACATGGCAAAGCCCGGCGTCCGGGTGGCGCTCGGCGAGAATCCCGGCACCGCCATCGGCCAGCTGACCGACAAACTCCTCGAAAAGAACGACCTCCTTGCCGACGTGGAGAAGAACCTCGTGACCCGCAGCGGCACGGTGAACGAACTGCTGGTCTACCTCTCCATGGGGCAGGCCGATGTCGGTATCATCTGGGAGGATCTCTACGTACCGGAGAAGATGGACATCATCTACATCCCGAACACGAATAACCTGGTGAAGGTCGTCCCCATCGGCGTGCTGACCTCTTCCGAGCACAAGCCTGAGGCGGAGCAGTTCATCGCGTTCGTCATCTCCGACGAAGGAAAGGAGATCTTCACCCGGCACGGTTTCGTCACCTACCCGAGCGAGACCTACGCGGATGTCAAACCCTGA
- a CDS encoding ABC transporter permease produces MSLKNSSYFRMATVAVALFIAAFIVMILVGVVTHSPPAVLIECFLSEEIQFAIRLSIVTSVISTLLCILVAMPVAYALARYTFPGKSVMNMLMDIPMALPPLVAGVGLLLFFGVSPVGKSLAAAGLAFVFTPLGIIMAQFFVNLPYMLRVTRSTFQGVNPRYEHVAKTLGCTDAQAFWRVTLPMSWNGLLAGSVITWSKGIGEFGAGLMLAGATRMKTETLPLSLFLNMSTGKLEYAIAAATILIMISVVSLYAFERYGGATHVY; encoded by the coding sequence ATGAGCCTGAAAAACTCCTCCTATTTTCGGATGGCGACCGTTGCGGTCGCCCTCTTCATCGCGGCCTTCATCGTAATGATCCTCGTCGGGGTGGTCACCCACTCCCCGCCGGCAGTTCTCATCGAGTGCTTCCTCTCCGAGGAGATCCAGTTCGCCATCAGGCTCTCGATCGTCACCTCCGTCATCTCCACGCTCCTCTGCATCCTGGTCGCCATGCCGGTGGCCTATGCCCTCGCCCGCTACACGTTCCCGGGCAAATCAGTGATGAACATGCTGATGGATATCCCGATGGCGCTCCCGCCGCTCGTGGCGGGCGTGGGGCTCCTCCTCTTCTTCGGGGTCTCCCCGGTAGGAAAGTCGCTTGCTGCCGCAGGGCTTGCGTTCGTCTTTACGCCGCTCGGGATCATCATGGCCCAGTTCTTCGTGAACCTGCCCTACATGCTCCGGGTGACCCGTTCGACGTTCCAGGGCGTCAACCCCCGCTACGAGCACGTGGCAAAGACACTCGGCTGCACCGACGCACAGGCCTTCTGGCGGGTCACGCTCCCGATGTCCTGGAACGGTCTCCTCGCCGGATCGGTGATCACCTGGTCGAAGGGGATCGGTGAGTTCGGCGCCGGGCTGATGCTTGCCGGCGCAACCCGGATGAAGACCGAGACGCTCCCGCTTTCGCTCTTCCTGAACATGTCCACCGGAAAACTCGAGTATGCCATCGCTGCGGCGACGATCCTCATCATGATCTCGGTCGTCTCGCTCTACGCCTTCGAGCGCTACGGCGGAGCCACGCACGTCTACTAG
- a CDS encoding ATP-binding cassette domain-containing protein — protein sequence MLVIDSVSKSLGEFSLSNVSLSVEDGEYFIVLGPTGAGKTILLETIAGVYSPNAGRILLNGRDITEVPARERNIGMVYQDYMLFPHLNVEANIGFGLKSRRADPAFIRGKVEESADLLNISHLLHRYPGTLSGGEQQRSAIARALVMEPEALLLDEPLSALDVKTRESLRAELARIHEATGTTIVHITHNFEEVFDLADRVAIMRGGDVIQVGTPEEIFRRPNSDFVAGFVGVENLLRGTGSANGTVAVGDLRIRAENAIPGPVSVAIRPEEIQISKVPLPENGRNVVFGRVDSVRPNGGLVRVSVEAGVPFRVTLTRQGFEETGVAPGDAVYLAFRPSAAHVYSSGEEEA from the coding sequence ATGCTTGTCATCGACTCCGTATCCAAGAGCCTCGGGGAGTTTTCGCTCTCGAACGTCTCGCTCTCGGTCGAAGACGGGGAGTACTTCATCGTCCTCGGCCCCACAGGGGCGGGAAAGACAATCCTTCTTGAGACGATTGCCGGGGTCTACAGCCCCAATGCGGGCAGGATCCTCTTGAACGGCCGGGACATCACGGAAGTCCCCGCACGGGAGAGGAACATCGGCATGGTCTACCAGGACTACATGCTCTTCCCGCACCTGAACGTCGAAGCGAACATCGGTTTCGGGCTGAAGTCCCGCCGCGCCGACCCCGCGTTCATCCGCGGAAAAGTGGAAGAGAGCGCGGATCTCTTAAACATCAGCCACCTCCTCCACCGCTACCCGGGAACGCTCTCGGGCGGCGAGCAGCAGCGCTCGGCGATTGCCCGGGCGCTGGTGATGGAGCCGGAAGCCCTGCTGCTCGACGAACCGCTCTCCGCGCTCGACGTGAAGACGCGCGAGAGCCTCCGGGCGGAACTCGCCCGGATCCACGAGGCCACCGGGACGACGATCGTCCACATCACCCACAACTTCGAGGAGGTCTTCGACCTCGCCGACCGGGTGGCGATCATGCGCGGCGGCGACGTGATCCAGGTGGGGACACCGGAGGAGATCTTCCGGCGGCCGAACTCCGACTTCGTCGCGGGATTTGTCGGGGTGGAGAACCTTCTCCGCGGAACAGGCTCGGCCAACGGAACGGTCGCGGTGGGGGATCTCCGGATACGTGCGGAGAACGCCATACCCGGCCCCGTCTCCGTTGCAATCCGGCCGGAGGAGATCCAGATCTCAAAGGTGCCTCTGCCGGAGAACGGAAGAAACGTCGTCTTCGGCCGCGTGGATTCGGTGCGGCCGAACGGAGGGCTGGTCCGGGTCTCCGTCGAGGCCGGAGTTCCGTTTAGGGTGACGCTGACGCGGCAGGGGTTCGAGGAGACGGGCGTCGCACCCGGCGACGCGGTCTACCTCGCCTTCCGGCCTTCGGCGGCCCACGTCTACTCTTCGGGAGAAGAAGAGGCTTGA
- the tsaA gene encoding tRNA (N6-threonylcarbamoyladenosine(37)-N6)-methyltransferase TrmO: protein MEVTYRIIGTIHSPFTDQDTTPIQSIFSEEEGTIEVFPEYADGLEGVEGFSHIILLYHFHQANGFSLRQRPFVDGSKERGIFAIRHFSRPNPIGISLVEVVSVEGNTVRVRGIDVLDGTPLLDIKPYVRQFDHRDDVRSGWVDAKHIEEVKLKSFSPKDLREHEESS, encoded by the coding sequence ATGGAAGTCACCTACCGAATCATCGGAACCATTCACTCACCGTTCACCGACCAGGACACAACGCCCATCCAGAGCATCTTCTCCGAAGAGGAGGGGACGATCGAGGTCTTTCCCGAGTACGCCGACGGGCTGGAGGGGGTCGAGGGGTTCTCCCACATCATCCTCCTCTACCACTTCCACCAGGCGAACGGCTTTAGCCTGCGCCAGCGCCCGTTCGTCGACGGCAGCAAAGAGCGCGGGATCTTTGCCATACGCCATTTCAGCCGCCCGAACCCGATCGGGATCTCCCTCGTCGAGGTCGTCTCCGTCGAAGGCAACACCGTCCGGGTCCGCGGGATCGACGTGCTGGACGGCACGCCGCTCCTCGACATCAAACCCTACGTCCGCCAGTTCGATCACCGCGACGACGTCAGGAGCGGCTGGGTCGACGCAAAGCACATCGAGGAGGTGAAACTCAAGAGTTTCTCGCCAAAGGATCTCCGGGAGCATGAGGAGTCTTCATGA
- a CDS encoding ABC transporter permease: MVNGNPIIEGFVEAVELIITLNPQVVEITIRSLYVSLTATFFAALIALPLGALIYFYEFRGKHAVVSTLQTLYALPTVIVGLVIFLLLSNVGPFGFLRFLYTPGGMVVAQTVLIIPLLMGLTVSALSGIDRDKRYTITALGASRLQTVMTIIAEARFAVMAGVLLGFGRAIAEVGTVMIVGGNIRGATRVLTTAIALNTSMANYSLSIALGIILLAVALGVNIALSLVQQR; encoded by the coding sequence GTGGTGAACGGGAACCCGATCATCGAGGGGTTCGTCGAGGCCGTCGAGCTCATCATCACCCTCAATCCGCAGGTGGTGGAGATCACCATCCGTTCGCTCTACGTCTCCCTCACCGCCACCTTCTTTGCCGCACTGATCGCCCTGCCGCTCGGGGCGCTCATCTACTTCTACGAGTTCCGAGGGAAGCACGCGGTCGTCTCCACGCTGCAGACGCTGTACGCCCTCCCCACCGTCATCGTGGGTCTGGTCATCTTCCTGCTCCTCTCCAACGTCGGGCCCTTCGGGTTCCTTCGTTTCCTCTACACGCCCGGCGGCATGGTCGTCGCCCAGACCGTCCTCATCATACCACTCCTGATGGGGCTGACGGTCTCGGCACTCTCCGGGATCGACCGGGACAAGCGCTACACGATCACCGCGCTCGGCGCGAGCAGGCTCCAGACGGTCATGACCATCATCGCGGAGGCCCGGTTCGCGGTGATGGCCGGCGTTCTCCTGGGCTTCGGGCGGGCGATCGCCGAGGTCGGGACGGTGATGATCGTCGGCGGGAACATCCGGGGCGCCACCCGCGTCCTCACCACCGCGATCGCGCTCAACACCTCGATGGCGAACTACTCCCTCTCGATTGCACTCGGGATCATCCTCCTCGCGGTGGCGCTCGGGGTGAACATCGCCCTCTCGCTCGTCCAGCAGCGGTGA
- a CDS encoding ABC transporter ATP-binding protein produces the protein MTVIEAHNIRKSYGTLEVLHDVDLSVREGEILALIGPSGSGKSTLLRLLDLIEPANDGQLSVFGIDTVADRGSWLDLRRRMGMLFQRPIVFNSSVYDNVAMGLRYRRAPAEDIDRKVKEALEAVGLSRYIKSRAIDLSGGEQQRVALSRVLVTDPEILFLDEPTANLDPTSTATIEAIVTRLNREAGMTVLISTHDLAQGQRLAHRVGVMIEGTIAQTGPSREVFREPKNQQIARFVGVQNIIPARVISRRGEFTVVEARGKELLSATPPPADEVEMVIRGEDISLHRREPGHEEAENLFPATVTAIEPTAPFVNVAVRCGCDLVALVTARRAEALGLHEGMEVWVSLQAKAVHLIPRAKSG, from the coding sequence ATGACAGTCATCGAGGCACACAACATCAGAAAGTCCTACGGCACCCTTGAAGTCCTGCACGACGTCGACCTCTCGGTCAGGGAAGGCGAGATCCTCGCGCTCATCGGTCCGAGCGGGTCGGGGAAGAGTACGCTTCTGCGGCTCCTCGACCTGATCGAGCCCGCGAACGATGGGCAACTCTCGGTCTTCGGGATCGACACGGTCGCGGATCGCGGCAGCTGGCTCGATCTCCGCCGCCGGATGGGGATGCTCTTTCAGCGGCCGATCGTCTTCAACTCGTCCGTCTACGACAACGTCGCGATGGGGCTCCGGTACCGGCGTGCTCCCGCCGAAGATATCGACCGGAAGGTGAAGGAAGCCCTCGAAGCCGTCGGGCTCTCCCGCTACATCAAGAGCCGGGCGATCGATCTCTCCGGCGGCGAACAGCAGCGGGTGGCGCTCTCGAGGGTGCTCGTGACCGACCCCGAGATCCTCTTCCTGGACGAGCCGACGGCAAACCTTGATCCGACATCCACCGCCACCATCGAGGCGATCGTGACACGGCTGAACCGCGAGGCAGGGATGACCGTCCTCATAAGCACCCACGATCTGGCGCAGGGCCAGCGTCTCGCCCACCGGGTCGGGGTGATGATCGAGGGCACGATCGCCCAGACCGGGCCGTCCCGCGAGGTATTCCGCGAACCGAAGAACCAGCAGATTGCCCGGTTCGTAGGTGTCCAGAACATCATTCCCGCCCGGGTCATCTCCCGGAGAGGAGAGTTCACCGTGGTGGAGGCAAGGGGAAAGGAGCTCCTCTCGGCGACCCCGCCGCCCGCCGACGAGGTGGAGATGGTCATCCGGGGCGAAGACATCTCCCTGCACCGGCGGGAACCGGGGCATGAGGAGGCTGAGAACCTCTTCCCCGCCACGGTCACCGCCATCGAACCCACGGCACCGTTCGTGAATGTTGCGGTGCGCTGCGGGTGCGATCTCGTCGCGCTGGTGACCGCGAGGAGGGCGGAGGCCCTCGGGCTTCACGAGGGGATGGAGGTCTGGGTATCCCTCCAGGCAAAGGCGGTCCACCTGATCCCGCGGGCGAAGTCCGGGTGA